The stretch of DNA TTGGGAAACTTTGATAATGACTGAGAATCAATCCGCCGATGGTCATATATTCATCGCTTTCGGGCAGATCCAGGCCGAACATTCCGTTCACTTTGTCTATCTCCAAACGAGCAGAGAGCACATATTCTCCGTTCTCCGTCTGCTTAGCCACATATTTTTGACTATCGTGTTCGTCTTCAATATCTCCGAATATCTCTTCAACGATGTCTTCCAGGGCAACAATTCCGCTCGTTCCGCCGAACTCGTCCACCACCACCCCTAAGCTTCGCTTCTGTACCAAGAAGGTTTGCATCAGTTTTTGGGCAGCCATTGTTTCGGGCACAAAGGGCATTTTGCGGATATGCTGTTGCCATTGCTGCGGATTTCGAAACAGTTCGGACGAGTGGATATAACCAACGATATGGTCGATGTCGTCTTGATAGACGATAATTTTTGAATTTCCGCTCTCGATAAACTTCTGCGTCAAGGCCTCGACGGTGCAGGAATTGAGGTCTACCGAATTGATTTCAGTGCGCGGAATCATGCAATCGCGCACCTTGGTGTCGCGAAACTCGAGTGCGTTTTGAAAAATTTTCACCTCGTCGTCTATCTCTCCGTCGTGCTTAGCTTGGTCCAGACTCGACTGCACCAGGTAATCCAAATCGGTTTTGGTGAAGAGAATATTCTCATTTTCGTTCTTCACGCGCACGCCCACCAAGCGTAGCAGAATGCGGGACAGGAAGATGGAGAAGCGGCTCACCGGCCACAGCACCACGTAACACAGGTAAGCAGGAACCGCAAAGAGAGAGAGCAACCGGTTGGGGTTGTTTTTAAAGAACGTCTTGGGCAGAAACTCGCCGGTGAACAGCACAATCAACGTAGAGAGAACGGTATCTGCCGGAACCGTAAAACTTACATCCATGCCTCTGAAAAGGGTGTTATCAAAGAGGCGGGCGATGAGAATGCCATACACCACCAAGGCGATGTTGTTACCCACGAGCATCGTACTGACAAAGTTGTTGGGATGTTTATAAAACACAGTCTGTGCTTTCTGTGCCAGCCTGTTGCGTTCTTTATCCATCTCTGCCAACATTCGATTACTCGTAACGAAAGCTATCTCCATGCCTGAGAAGAAGGCCGAGAAAACCATTGTCACTGCGATGCCGAGAAGAAGACTGATACTGATGGGGTCGTCCATAGTCGATGATTACTATCGATTTGAGATTTGGGGATTGTCAAGGCTGCCCGAAGTTGTACCGTCGTTGAGGGATAGCCGATGGGCGGAGCATCACTTTCATTGTATCGGGGGCCGAAGAGAGGGTGTCGTTCTTGCCGGCAATATCGGTACGGGCAAACGAACCTTTCGAGTTCGACACGTAATAGCGCGTCATTCGCTCATCGCTCCTGAAGTAATTACCCTGCAACTGTCGGTCGGGGGTGATCAATCGCGAGAATTTATTGGAGTAGAGCTCATGCAGATTCTCATCTCTGAACAGCTCTTCGCTATAAAAACGCACGCCGTCTTTGGTCTTCACCCGCACTCTGCCCCGCAATTCCCACAGTCGTTGCGTGTCATAGTAGTACGCTGTGTCGCATTGGATGTAGAGTTGCACATGAAAATTCTCATCAAACTCTTCCAGGAAAATGCCCTTATCAAAGATCCAGCGCGAGGGTTCCTTAGCTTTGTTCACCTCATATCGCTCGGTAACGATTCGATATTTAACCACACCCGAGTCTGAGATGAGTGTATTGACGCCATACGTCACCATCACAGGCACCGAGTCGCGAGGATTCACCGCCGGAGCCGTATGTTCCACCGCTTTTTCGCAGGAGAATAGCACCGCCACAAAGCCCAA from Prevotella sp. oral taxon 475 encodes:
- a CDS encoding hemolysin family protein, producing MDDPISISLLLGIAVTMVFSAFFSGMEIAFVTSNRMLAEMDKERNRLAQKAQTVFYKHPNNFVSTMLVGNNIALVVYGILIARLFDNTLFRGMDVSFTVPADTVLSTLIVLFTGEFLPKTFFKNNPNRLLSLFAVPAYLCYVVLWPVSRFSIFLSRILLRLVGVRVKNENENILFTKTDLDYLVQSSLDQAKHDGEIDDEVKIFQNALEFRDTKVRDCMIPRTEINSVDLNSCTVEALTQKFIESGNSKIIVYQDDIDHIVGYIHSSELFRNPQQWQQHIRKMPFVPETMAAQKLMQTFLVQKRSLGVVVDEFGGTSGIVALEDIVEEIFGDIEDEHDSQKYVAKQTENGEYVLSARLEIDKVNGMFGLDLPESDEYMTIGGLILSHYQSFPKINEVVIIGRFEFKIIKNAMNKIELVKLKVND
- the lptC gene encoding LPS export ABC transporter periplasmic protein LptC, whose product is MMPSFFKTTLWALCLGFVAVLFSCEKAVEHTAPAVNPRDSVPVMVTYGVNTLISDSGVVKYRIVTERYEVNKAKEPSRWIFDKGIFLEEFDENFHVQLYIQCDTAYYYDTQRLWELRGRVRVKTKDGVRFYSEELFRDENLHELYSNKFSRLITPDRQLQGNYFRSDERMTRYYVSNSKGSFARTDIAGKNDTLSSAPDTMKVMLRPSAIPQRRYNFGQP